A window from Cytobacillus sp. IB215665 encodes these proteins:
- a CDS encoding penicillin-binding protein 2, translated as MKKKQKKNKKKRNHLPFRLNVLFFIVFLLFSTLILKLGLTQIVYGEDYKREIEKKEEVTVSASVPRGKIYDRNGNVIVDNIPLNAITYTGFQGTTADERLEVARDLAIFIDKDTESVTERDKKDFWLLTHPEEALEKITKEELNKEDDGELEAKDIYKLQLDRITEEELATITGQELEVLAIYREFSGYALTPQIVKSRSENENDEVTEEEYAVVSEHLAQLPGVDTTTDWLREYPYGDTFRTVLGNITSSKEGLPSEVEDYYVAKEYSRNDRVGKSYIEKQYEEVLHGQKEKVKNITDKAGNPLDQEVITEGENGKDLVLSIDMDLQIAVEQIIEEELLNAKSKPGSAFLDRAFVVMMNPSTGEVLSLAGKQYTTNEQGEVELWDYAIGTFQEAFEMGSTVKGATLLTGYETGVVNPGERKLDEVLYIKGSPPKKSWEVMGRINDLYALKRSSNVYMFKIAISLLGGEYQRNQPIPSNPEAFDLFRYYFNQFGLGIKTGIDLPGEGTGYVGQDTTSGLLLDMAIGQYDTYTPLQLTQYVSTIANGGYRIKPQVVKDIHEPSPDQEGLGPVLKEFEPLVLNKIDMKTEYIEQVQEGFRQVMQETGGTAFGHFGASTYKPAGKTGTAEVYPDGETLAYNLTLIGYAPFDNPEVSFAVVVPNADTTGKSQINKDIGKRILDTYFDLKQQRASGTTQQSTEEATNTESESEVIDTTTEDESE; from the coding sequence ATGAAAAAGAAACAGAAAAAAAATAAAAAGAAAAGGAATCATCTCCCATTTCGGTTGAATGTGTTATTTTTTATCGTTTTTTTACTATTTTCTACCCTGATTTTAAAGCTTGGTCTTACTCAGATCGTTTACGGGGAAGATTACAAACGTGAAATTGAAAAAAAAGAAGAGGTGACTGTTAGCGCATCCGTTCCAAGAGGAAAAATATATGATAGGAACGGTAATGTCATTGTGGATAATATACCGTTAAACGCGATTACATATACAGGTTTTCAAGGTACAACAGCGGATGAGCGTCTCGAGGTTGCGAGAGATCTTGCAATATTTATTGATAAGGATACTGAAAGTGTAACTGAACGTGATAAAAAAGACTTTTGGCTGTTAACACACCCTGAAGAAGCTTTAGAAAAAATAACAAAAGAAGAATTAAACAAAGAAGATGACGGTGAACTTGAAGCAAAAGATATATATAAGCTTCAGCTTGATAGAATCACTGAAGAGGAACTTGCCACAATAACTGGACAAGAGTTAGAAGTCTTAGCAATATATAGAGAATTTAGTGGATATGCACTCACACCACAAATCGTCAAAAGTAGAAGTGAAAATGAGAATGATGAAGTTACTGAAGAAGAGTATGCAGTTGTAAGTGAACATTTAGCTCAATTGCCTGGTGTGGATACGACCACAGATTGGTTACGTGAATACCCATACGGTGATACCTTTCGAACAGTATTGGGAAATATTACATCTTCAAAGGAAGGATTACCTTCTGAAGTAGAAGACTATTATGTCGCCAAAGAATATAGTCGTAATGACCGTGTAGGTAAAAGCTATATTGAGAAGCAATACGAAGAAGTGTTACATGGACAAAAAGAGAAGGTAAAAAATATTACAGACAAGGCAGGCAATCCACTTGATCAGGAAGTAATTACTGAAGGTGAAAACGGTAAAGATCTTGTTCTTTCTATTGATATGGATTTGCAAATTGCTGTTGAACAAATTATTGAAGAAGAATTATTAAATGCAAAAAGCAAACCAGGATCTGCATTTTTAGACCGTGCTTTTGTTGTTATGATGAATCCATCAACTGGAGAAGTGCTTTCGTTAGCAGGAAAGCAATATACGACAAATGAACAAGGTGAAGTAGAGCTTTGGGATTATGCTATCGGGACCTTTCAAGAAGCTTTTGAAATGGGATCAACAGTGAAAGGCGCAACTTTGTTAACTGGGTATGAAACAGGTGTTGTTAATCCTGGTGAGAGGAAATTAGACGAGGTATTATATATTAAAGGTTCTCCCCCAAAAAAATCATGGGAGGTAATGGGCCGGATTAATGATCTATATGCTCTTAAAAGGTCATCGAACGTATATATGTTTAAAATTGCAATTTCATTATTAGGTGGAGAATATCAAAGAAACCAACCTATACCATCAAATCCAGAAGCGTTTGATTTATTTCGCTACTATTTTAACCAATTCGGACTGGGAATAAAAACAGGAATTGATTTGCCAGGAGAAGGAACTGGTTATGTGGGACAAGACACAACCTCAGGTTTACTGCTAGACATGGCCATTGGACAATATGATACATATACGCCTCTACAGCTTACACAATATGTGTCAACGATAGCCAATGGTGGTTATAGAATTAAGCCTCAAGTTGTGAAGGATATTCATGAGCCATCTCCCGACCAAGAAGGGTTGGGACCTGTATTAAAAGAATTTGAACCTTTGGTGTTAAATAAGATTGACATGAAGACAGAATATATTGAACAAGTGCAAGAAGGGTTTCGTCAAGTTATGCAGGAAACTGGAGGAACAGCCTTCGGTCATTTCGGAGCGAGTACTTACAAACCTGCTGGAAAAACAGGAACAGCTGAGGTATATCCAGACGGAGAAACACTTGCTTATAACTTAACATTAATTGGATATGCTCCATTCGATAATCCTGAGGTCTCATTTGCTGTTGTTGTTCCAAACGCTGATACAACAGGTAAAAGTCAAATAAACAAAGATATTGGTAAAAGGATCTTGGACACATATTTTGATCTCAAACAACAAAGGGCAAGTGGTACAACACAGCAATCTACGGAAGAAGCTACTAATACAGAGTCGGAGTCAGAAGTAATTGATACAACAACTGAAGATGAAAGTGAATAA